GGTGAAGAGATGAAGTTCACGGGTATCCCGAACTTTGCCCCAGAGCTGTTCCGCCGTATTCGTCTGCGCGATCCTCTGAAACAGAAACAGCTGCTGAAAGGTTTGGTTCAGCTGTCAGAAGAGGGCGCGGTGCAGGTGTTCCGCCCAATTCACAACAACGATCTGATCGTTGGTGCGGTCGGTGTGCTGCAGTTTGAAGTGGTGGTCGCGCGTCTGAAAAGCGAATATAACGTTGAAGCTATCTATGAATCCGTCAACGTATCAACTGCACGTTGGGTTGAATGCGATGACGTGAAGAAATTCGAAGAGTTTAAACGTAAGAACGAACTGAACTTGGCGTTGGATGGCGGCGATAATTTAGCCTATATTGCGCCAACGATGGTTAACCTTAATCTGGCTAGCGAACGCTATCCTGAAGTGAAATTCCGCAAAACTCGCGAGCATTAATCGTTTTGTTCGTGTAATTTTTCTGCTGAATTTGCTGATAAACCGCACTCATGTGCGGTTTTTTTATACCCAAAATTCGCAGAATCGTCTTAATAAGCCGCTTTTTTGCACAAAAAAACGCCGGTTATTGTGATCTAAACTGCATTTTTTTGTTACTGGGCTATAGTTATTCCAGTGGCGCATGACACCGAGAATTAATCGGTTTGATTAGATTAGTTTAACAGTTGAGTACTTCACCAAGGTAAAGCGGAAAGCATAACGTATTGATTTTAAATCAGCAGACTAACGATTGATAGTTTAAATAATGGATGATGAGTGGTCCACAAGACGTTTTTTCATACCGTGATTTGTTAATCGTTTGTTTGTTAATTGCTGGTTTTAACTGCTTCTTGCTGAGCCGATGGTGAACAACGGCCACACTTTTAAGCATTAGCACAGCGAGTCTCCGATGAGACGATGTGATTAAGGGCTGACTGAAATACGGCCCACGGCGTTAAGCCGTTACTGAAATCAAAAGGAAGAAATCGATGAAAAATACCAAGTTTGCACGTTCAATAATGGCGATTGTTTTAGGTTCTGTACTGGTTAGCGGTAGTGCTCTGGCAGAAGAAACCTTAATGCAGAAGGCACAAAGCGCGGCTGACTCTACCGGTGCGAAAATCGATAGCTCCATGAAAAAAGTTGATGGTTACATGGACGATAGCGGGATTACCGCTAAAGTTAAAAGTGCACTGGTTGATGCCAAAGATATCAAAAGCAACGATATCTCTGTGAATACCAGCAAAGGTGTCGTTACCTTGAACGGTTTTGTCTCCTCACAGGATCAGGCAGAACGCGCGGTGACTCTGGCGAAAGGCGTTGAAGGCGTTAAATCCGTGAGCGATAAGCTGCACGTAAAAGATAGCACCAAGGCCAGCGTTAGCGGATACGCCAGCGACACGGCTATCACTAGCGAAGTAAAAGCGAAATTACTGGCTGATGACATCGTCCCATCACGTAACGTGAAAGTGGAAACCGAAAATGGCTTGGTACAGCTTTCCGGTACGGTGAAAACCAAAGCTGAATCCGATCGTGCTGAAAGTGTTACTAGCGCGGTGGAAGGTGTAAAAAGCGTTAAAAACGATCTGACGGTAAAACAGTAATCTGCTTTCCCCGGACGTATCTCTTATGAGCGCGTTCGGTGTGATTACCTATGAGAAACAAAGACCTTTTAGAAACAAAGAGAAGAACGTCGTTGGTCGACACTTCATTTTTATTTTAGGCAAGGTAAGGAGAGCATATGTTTCGTTGGGGAATTATCTTTTTAATCATTGCATTAATCGCTGCAGCATTAGGTTTTGGTGGTCTGGCCGGTACAGCGGCATGGGCAGCTAAAGTGGTGTTTGTAGTGGGTATTATTCTGTTCTTGGTCAGCCTATTTACAGGACGTCGTCGTCCTTAGGTAAAGATATCCTCAGCGCTCATTGTTAGGATGATTCAACATGAGTGATGGGGGTATCAACACCAAATTCGCCATCCATTTTTAATGGAAAGCACTAAAGGTTTGTAAATATGAACGGTGACATTGTTGTCGGTAAGTGGAAACAGATTCGCGGTCAAGTCAGGTCTACTCTGGCTGAATGGCTTGGCAGTGACGGCGAATGGCTTGCTGGCAACAATGATTGCCTCCTTGGATTGCTGCAAGAGGATTACGGAATTGCGCAAGACAGGGTATCCTCGGAGGATGTGAAGACTCATTGAGGATGGATGGTTGGGATACAGAATACCGATTACGCTGGGCAATATAGAGCCGTTGGCGTACAAACCCTACCAGCCGGGTAAAATTGCGCTGGTATGTGAAGGTGGCGGTCAGCGTGGAATTTTTACCGCTGGTGTGCTGGATGAATTTTTGCGCGCGCGCTTTAACCCCTTCGATCTCTATCTCGGCACTTCTGCCGGAGCACAAAACCTTTCCGCTTTTGTCTGTGGCCAACCAGGCTACGCACGACGAGTCATTACTCGCTACACCACCTCTATTGATTTCTTTAATCCGCTGCGTTTTGTCCGTGGTGGGCACTTAATCGATCTTGATTGGCTGATTGAGGCTACGGCAAACGATCTACCGTTAGCGATGGATTATGCGGAACAACATTTAGTCGATGGCCGCCAATTATTGATGTGTGCCAGCCGTAGTGACGATTTTGCTCCTACCTATTTCCCCGCTCAGCGTAAAAATTGGCTGGATGTGATCAAAGCCAGCAGCGCGATCCCTGGATTCTATCGCTGGGGCGTTGAGCTAGACGGTGTGAGCTATCATGACGGCGGGATAAGCGATGCGATCCCGGTGCGCGAAGCCCATCGACGCGGAGCGGATACGATTGTGGTGATACGCACCGTGCCATCACAAATGTTCTATACCCCAAAGTGGATGCGTCGAATGGAAGCCCTGCTGGGTGAAAGTAGCCTGCAGCAAATGGTCAAGATGATGAAGTACCATGAGAAAAGCTATCGTCGTATTCAGCGTTTCATTGAGAAACCGCCCGGCAAAGTGAGGGTATTTGAAATCTATCCGCCGAAGCCGCTGGCAAGCCATGCGTTAGGGAGCAAAACTGCTGCCTTAAATGCGGATTATCATCTCGGGCGTCGCTGTGGTCGCTATTTCTTAGCCACCGTTGGGCACTGGCTATTGCCACGAGAAGATCAAACCAATGCAGACAAACGAGCGTTCTCTCGTCGTTTATTGCAGCCGTCAGATACGATTTCTCCTGAAGTGCCAATTGTGGCGGCAACGCACTCGGCGGCTAAAAATGGCATCGTCCTGCCGGAACCGCAAACCAATATGGTGGCGGAGAAGTCTTTGATATTGCCTGATAGCGTGCATTTGGATAAAAGCGCTCGGCAAACCACCATTGACCCTAGCGCTGCCAAAAAAGCAGATAAACCGTCTTCGCAGGACAGTTCGACGTGATGGCTCCTATGGCTGATGCGCTGTTCGTCGATACACACTGTCACTTTGATTTTCCGCCGTTTAGCGGTAATGAGTCCGAAAGCCTTGAGCTGGCATACGCACAGGGAGTGCGTAGCATCATCGTGCCAACCATCAGCGCACAGCGCTTTCAGCGAGTGCTTGAACTGGCGAACAGTTACTCGATGCTATACGCCGCATTAGGTCTTCATCCACTGTATATCGCCCAGCATCGAGAGCAGGATATTGATGTTCTTGCTCAGGCCTTGGCGCAGAAACCAAATAAGCTAGTCGCAATCGGTGAGATTGGGCTTGATTTGTTTATGGACGACCCACAGCTTGAGCGACAAATTACGCTGCTAAAAGCTCAGTTAAAGCTGGCCAAGCGGCATGATTTACCTGTGATCTTACATTCGCGCCGCTCCCACGATCAGCTAGCTCGTGAGTTAAGAAATGCCGCGGTGCCGCGATGTGGCGTTGTGCACGGTTTTTCTGGCAGCCTTTCACAGGCTCAGGCATTCATTAAGTTAGGCTATTTTATCGGCGTTGGCGGCACGATAACCTACGAGCGAGCGCAGAAAACACGGCAGGTGATCGCCCAATTGCCATTAAGCGCATTACTGCTGGAAACCGATGCGCCCGATATGCCATTGGCGGGTTACCAAGGAGAGCCAAACCGCCCTGAACGTGTGCGTCAGGTATTCGAAACGCTATGCCAACTCAGACCCGAACCTCCCGCAGTGATAGCCGACGCCATATTGGTAAATACTGATAGATTGTTCGGTATTTCCGCGCTGTTTTAGATTCATTGCTAACTATTATAAATGCGGATGAAATACCTGTTTTCATTGATGTGATGTGCATCTCATTTTAATGATTTTAGATGCTTCAAGTTGTATAAAACTGTGACGACACTGACCAATAATTCCTCTCTCCTCGGTATAATCGCCCCCATCGGCAATATGAATCTTTCGTCGATACTCAATCAAAAAATCTAACGCGTTACAGGGACTATTCCATGCAACTTATTATGAGCGTGGTAGGGATGGCGGTACTCATTCTGATTGCCGTGCTACTTTCGAGCAATCGTCGTGCTATCAACCTACGCACCGTGATTGGCGCATTTCTTATTCAGGTCGTTATCGGCGCGTTCGTGCTTTATGTTCCCACAGGGCGAGATGTGTTGGGTGCCATGTCCTCTGGCGTCGCCAACGTGATTGCCTACGGAAATGAAGGGATTTCGTTTATTTTCGGCGGGCTAGTGTCTGACAAAATGTTCGAAGTCTTTGGCGGTGGCGGGTTTGTATTTGCACTGCGCGTTTTGCCCGTTATTGTTTTCTTCTCCTCATTAATTGCTGTGCTGTATTACCTCGGCATTATGCAAATCGTGATCCGTTTGCTCGGCGGTGGTTTGCAGAAACTGTTGGGCACCTCCCGAACAGAATCCCTGTCTGCAACCGCAAATATTTTTGTGGGTCAGACTGAAGCACCTTTGGTGGTTCGCCCATATATCTCCACCATGACGCAGTCTGAGCTGTTTGCCGTGATGTGCGGTGGTTTAGCTTCGGTGGCGGGTTCAGTATTGGCGGGTTACGCACAAATGGGCGTGCCGTTGGAGTATCTGATTGCGGCGTCATTTATGGCGGCGCCGGGTGGCTTACTCTTTGCCAAGCTGATTGTGCCTGAAACGGAAAAGACCCACGATAAAACTGACGCAGCGGCGCTGATTGCTGAAGAAGATCGTCCGGCTAACGTGATTGATGCGGCGGCTGCAGGTGCGGCATCCGGTATGCAATTGGCGTTGAACGTGGGTGCCATGCTATTGGCGTTTATCGCGCTGATTGCGCTGGTGAACGGTATGTTGGGCGGCATCGGCGGTTGGTTTGACTATCCGCAGCTTTCACTGGAATTGATCTTGGGTTGGGTCTTCTCGCCGATTGCTTATCTGATCGGTGTGCCGTGGAGCGAATCCCAGATTGCGGGTTCTTTCATTGGTCAGAAGATTATCGTGAATGAGTTTGTGGCATACATGAACTTTGGCGAATACCTCAAAGCGGATGCGGAAGTTACCGCCGCGGGCTTGCAGGTTCTTTCCGACCATACCAAAGCGATTATCTCCTTCGCTCTGTGTGGATTTGCGAATCTCTCATCGGTGGCTATTTTGCTCGGAGGCTTGGGAAGCATGGCACCTACGCGCCGTCATGATATCGCCCGCTTCGGTCTGAAAGCCGTGGCCGCAGGGACGTTATCAAACCTGATGAGCGCCACAATCGCTGGTTTCTTCCTCGCGCTGTAATGGTTTTACTCAATCTCCAGCCCGCTCGTTGGGCTGGAGGTTTTGACCTCTCGATAGATTAATGTCGATTATTTAAAAGCCTGATTTTAGGGAGCGCCCCGCGGGGTGGTAGACCCGTGTACCTCAATCTCTTAAACGATCTGGCATACCTCTGTCGCTAAGCTTTACCTTCAACTTTAAACGGATCGATCCCGCGCAGCTGCATGCGGCGAAAACGGATAATATTGAAGCCGTTCATCAGCAAAAAACTCCCTTCAATCAGTGAACCACCAATCGAGCCCAGCCAGATATTGTGCGTGACCCAGCAGGCGGTGGAGCACCACATGACGCAACGCGTGGTTAATCCTTTGGTTCGGAAGAGCGCCCAGGTACTGGCAACGGTGCCAATAATCGGCAGCAATTCCATCGCGTGCTGCAGGCTATAGCCGCCAAACCCTAACGTGAGAGCAATAAAAATAAACATCACCCAAGTGCTGCGTGTGCGAGTGGATATCACAGTACGAATGGCATTAAGTTCGGCAGCAGCGGCGGCTGAATGCGCGCCCATCAGGAAAAAATGCAGACCAATAATGGCTGAATAAATAGAGAGTTGGTATTTAAAGCGCAGCTCATTGCGATTGAAGAAAGTGGTGATACCTACCAGAAAAGCAAAAACGCCCACGCCCTGTGCAAACCACTCGTAGCTATGCATATCTAACTCCCTTTAATCCTTTCTTCATGTCGCTTCAGATAGAAAAACGGCGCTCACACGAACGCCGTTTTTTCTGCGAGCGACTATTGCTATGGCTTTATAGCGTTACACCGCTCTTAAAAATGGCCAGTTCGCGGAAATCATTAATTTCGTTACGCGTCTGATGCCCATTGGCGATATTGACGATCATGTCGATGAATGAAACCAGCAGTTGATCCATGGTTTTACCATGCAACAACTGGCCTGCATCGAAGTCGATCCAGTGCGGTTTTTTGGTCGCGATTTCGGTATTGGTAGCCAGTTTCACGGTTGGAACAAAGCCGCCGTATGGCGTACCGCGACCGGTACTAAACAGCACCATATGGCATCCGGCTCCGGCCAGAGCGCTGGTGGCAACCGCATCATTGCCCGGTGCGCTCAGCAAATTCAGCCCCGGTGTTTTTAACCTTTCGCCATAGCGCAGCACGTCGATAACCTGGCTCTGTCCTGCTTTTTGTGTGCAGCCTAAGGATTTCTCTTCCAGCGTGGTGATACCGCCCGCTTTGTTGCCCGGAGACGGGTTTTCATAAATAGGCTGGTTGTGTTCGATGAAGTATTGTTTGAAGTTATTAACCATGTCGACGGTCTTTGCAAACGTAGATTCATCGCGGCAACGGCTCATCAGAATGCGTTCAGCGCCAAACATTTCAGGTACTTCGGTGAGAACGCTGGTGCCGCCGTTGGCGATCACATAATCAGAGAAACGCCCCAGCAGCGGATTAGCGGTAATGCCGGATAAGCCGTCAGAACCGCCGCATTCTAAGCCAAATTTCAACTCGCTGAGTTTGCCCGCTTCACGGCGATCGTTGCGCATCACTTGATAAAGCTGGTGCAGATGTTCGATACCGGCTTCAACTTCATCATCCTGTTGCTGACACACCATGAAATGTACGCGGCTGGCATCGTATTCACCCAGCGTGTCACGGAAAGCCGCAATTTGGTTATTCTCACAGCCCAACCCAACGACCAGGACAGCACCGGCGTTAGGGTGGCGCACCATATTTTGTAGCATGGTACGGGTATTGATGTGGTCGTCGCCCAACTGTGAGCAACCAAATGGATGAGTAAACAAATAAGCGCCGTCGATGCTTTCGGCATCGCCGGTTTCTTTCAAAAAGCGGGTTAACATCTGACGAGCCATACCGTTAACGCAGCCAACGGTAGGCAAGATCCAAAGCTCATTACGGATCCCTACATCGCCGTTTTGTCGGCGATAGATCTGTACGTCACGATCGGCCATCTGCGCCGGAAGATCGGCAAAATCGGGTTGGTATTGATACTGATCCAGATCGTTGAGATTAGTTTTCGCGTTTTGCGAATGAATATGTTCACCTGCGGCAATCGCGGTTAAGGCATGGCCGATGGGTAAACCATATTTCACAATCATGTCACCCGATGCCAAAGGCGTGAGGGCAAATTTGTGTCCACGAGCAATATCGCTCAGTAAATGAATAGATTGTGATTCCACGCTAAGGGTTTCACCTGCGCTGAGATCGCGCAGGGCAACGGCGACATTATCCAGCGGGTGAATTTTAATAACGCTTGGCATATTTTGCATAATTCAATTCAGCTCAGGCAGTAGCGGATAATGATGAAACGGCAGAACGCATACCGTGCTGTTCAATTTGCTGTAAGTATCCGGCGATGGTTTGGGTCATCTCAGGGATCTGGTTAAGATCTTGTCCCCAGTGTTCGGCATCGCTCAGGATTTTTTGTACTAAGCCTTCCAGATTTTCGCTTCCTGCTTTTACTGCGCTCCAGCCGGAGTGGTAACGTTCGAGCCAATGAGCATCATCTTGCAGCGGATAGCTTTCACCATCGCGTTCGCCACGATAGAACGCGATCAGCGCGGCAAGGGCAAAACATAAACGCTGTGGCAATTTGCCGGTCTTCTGTTGGTAAGCCAGCACCTGAGGCAGAATACGCGTGCGGTATTTCGTCATACCGTTTAACGCAATGGACAACAATTGGTGCTGAATAAACGGGTTACGGAAACGGCTCAGCACCGCATCGGCAAAGGATTTCAGCTCATCAGCTGGCAGGTCGAGCACCGGCACGATCTCTTGGCTAATCGCTTTCTCCACGAACTCGGTTATCTGAGCGTCATTCATACTTTCGCCCACGGTGTTAAGTCCTGCTAAGAATGCCACCGGAACCAGTGCGGTATGAGCGCCGTTAAGGATCGCCACTTTGCGTTCTTTATAGGGTTTGATGTCGTCAACGATGCGAATGTTCAGCGGCTTATGATCCTGAGCAAAGGCATCTAAACGAAGCTCTTGGGCCAACGACTGTGGGCCTTGGATGACAAACAGGTAAAAGTGCTCTGCGGTATCTAAAAATGCGTCCTGATAGCCCAGTTCGCTCGTCAACGCTTCGACCTCGCCGCGCGGGTATCCGGTGACGATACGGTCTACTAACGTCGAGCAGAACGTGTTGCTTTGTTCTAACCACTGAACGAATTCTGACGGTAAATCCCATTGCTGAGCGTAGCGCAACACCAGTTCACGCAGTGCCTCACCGTTGTAGTCGATGAGTTCGCATGGAAGTAACACCCAACCTTTATCGGCTGCGCCATCGAAATGGCAAAAACGCTCGTAGAGTAAGCGAGTCAGCTTGGCTGGGAAGCTAGTTGGAGGGGTATCGGTCAGCTTATCTTCGGTGACATAGCTAATACCTGCTTCGGTGGTGTTCGAAAACACAAAGCGGATGTTGGCATCATGCGCCAGCGCCAAATAGGCATCAAAGTCTTGATACATATTGATTTCGCGGTTCACGCTGCGAATGATGCGAGACTCACGAACGGCTTCGCCTTGTTCATTCAAACCACGAATAATGGTGGTAAATAAACCGTCCTGCGTGCTGAGCGACGGCGGGAAATCGCTATTTAGTGGGCGTACGACAACGACGCCCGCATTTAAATCGGTATGCTCATTCAGCAGATCCAACTGCCAGTCTACAAACGCGCGTAGGAAATTACCCTCACCAAACTGAATCACTTTGTCTGGGTGCTGGCGGCCGGGAAAATCACGACGATTAAGAGTTTGCATTCTGGATCTACCTCAGAGGGGCCGCCATTTGGCGGCCTTCAACATATAAAAGGAACAAGCGTTGGGTGTTATACCCTTCATACTTCAAGTTGCATGTGCGTTGGCTTTCCTCGCTCACCCTAGTCACTTACTCAAGTAAGCTTCTAGGGATTCACTGCGTTGCCGCCTTCCTGCAACTCGAGTTATTTTGGGTATAGAAAAAAGGGGCGGCTAAACCGCCCTAGGATAATTACAACTCAATCGCAAAATAGTTTTTGGCATTATCGAAGCAGATGTTTTTCACCATATTGCCCAGCAATTCGATATCTGCCGGTGCTTCGCCATCAGCCACCCAACGACCAATCATTTGGCACAGGATGCGGCGGAAATATTCATGACGGGTGTAGGACAGGAAGCTGCGGCTATCGGTGAGCATGCCAACAAAGCGGCTCAGCAAACCAAGCTGGGCTAACTGAGTCATCTGGCGTTGCATTCCGTCTTTCTGATCGTTGAACCACCAGCCAGAGCCGAACTGCATTTTTCCCGCCATGCCTTCGCCTTGGAAGTTACCAATCATGGTGCCGATAACTTCGTTATCGCGTGGATTCAGGCAATAGATAATGGTTTTGGCTAAGCCACTAGAGCGGCTTTGCGCGTCGAGCAAGCGAGAAAGGGCGAAAGCCACCGGCGCGTCATGGATAGAGTCAAAACCGATATCAGGACCAACGGTTTCAAACATGCGAGAGTTGTTATTGCGCAGTGCGCCAATATGGTATTGCTGCACCCAACCGCGTTTGTGGTATTCGGCACCCAAGAACAGCAGTACCGCAGTTTTAAACTGGGCAACTTCTTGCTCGGTTGGCATTTTGCCTTCTAAACGACGAGTCAGAATGCTGTTCAATGTGGCTTCGTCGGCTTCGCCGTACATAACCACATCTAATGCGTGGTCAGACACCTTGCAGCCATGCGCGGCAAAGTGGTCCATCCGGATTTTAAGCGCATCGCAGACATCGCTGAATTTACGGATATCAACGTCGGCCGCAGCGCTCAGCTTTTGCATATATTCAGGGAAGGTCGCGGCATCAATATTGAATGCTTTATCTGGACGCCAGCTCGGTAGCACTTTGACGTCAAAACTGCTGTCTTCCGCGATGATTTTATGATGGCTCAGATCGTCAATAGGATCGTCCGTAGTACCTACCATTTTGACATTCATCTGCTTCATGATGCCGCGAGCGCTGAACTCATCGCGCTCAAGCAACGCATTACAGCGATTCCAGATATCGTCTGCCGTTGTACCAGAGAGCAGGGTACCGGTAATGCCGAATGGACGGCGTAATTCTAAGTGTGTCCAGTGGTAGAGCGGGTTACCAATGGTATGAGGAACGGTTTCAGCCCATGCCTGAAACTTCTCGCGATCGCTTGCGTCACCGGTGCACAGACGCTCGGCAACGCCGTTGGTGCGCATCGCACGCCATTTATAGTGGTCGCCTTTTAACCAGATGTCATACAGGTTTTTAAACCGATAATCCTGTGCAATCTGCTCAGGAGGGAGATGACAGTGATAGTCAAAAATTGGCTGTTCAGCCGCGTAATCATGGTACAGGCGGCGCGCAAACTCGGTATCAAGCAAGAAATCTTCGGTTAAAAACTGCGACATAATCGGGTTCCTCAGGAGCGTAACGCTTCGGTGAGCTATTCTTTTGCGGCTAAAGTTATCACACCAATTATGGCGCTCGTCCAGAACTTTTTCCGCGATTAGCGTAATGAAAGCAACAAAACAGAATAATTACTCAGCACTTTCGCTTATGAAGCCACTTTTCTACGTGGCCAAAATGTGTGTTTATTATTCCTTAATCCAAAAATGGTTTTTGTGATGGCTCTCAACTTTTAAATCTGTATGACAAGTTATCTTAGCCTCCGCTGAGAGATGAGTATTGCCCTAACCAATCATGAATAGTGGTTTGACCAATATCTATTGACCAAGCAACAGAAAACCAATTCAAAGTCGGAACAGGAACGTCCGAACTTTCCATCTAGAGCCGTAGTTTTAGAACCACAGCGCAGATGAATAAGGTAGATGCGTACCTCATAAGTAACGCCATCACCGTTTCAATATGGAGAGTTATTACGCGGCGCAGTCACAAGCGCGGTTCATTGCAGCCTTGCACATATCGCCAAAGGCGTTCCACAAGGCAGAGTTCTAAGCCCAAACAATTTCAAGGTGTCGGAAGTCGGCCAATGCTGATGTCGCTTGAAGGTTACGGGATATACTGGGAGAGAGTTTAAATGCGTAAAATTAAAGGCTTACGCTGGTACATGATAGCCTTGGTTACCGTGGGAACTGTATTGGGTTACTTAACTCGTAACGCCATTGCCGTTGCTGCTCCGACCTTACAAGACACCATGCATATCACCACCCAGCAATACTCTTACATTATTGCTGCGTATTCTGCGTGTTATACCATCATGCAGCCCGTTGCGGGCTATGTGCTTGATGTGCTGGGAACGAAGGTGGGTTATGCACTGTTTGCCATCCTGTGGGCGGTATTCTGTATGGGTACTGCATTAGCCAGTAGCTGGGGTGGTTTAGCTATCGCACGCGGTGCGGTGGGTATGGCTGAAGCCGCGATGATCCCTGCTGGTTTGAAAGCCTCATCCGAATGGTTCCCTGCGAAAGAACGTTCTATCGCCGTGGGTTACTTTAACGTAGGTTCATCGATTGGTGGGATGATTGCGCCTCCATTAGTGGTGTGGGCTATCGTTGCACACAGTTGGGAAATGGCCTTCATTATTACCGGTGCGCTCAGCCTGATTTGGGCAATCTGCTGGTTAATCTTCTACAAACATCCGAAAGACCAGAAGAAACTGTCAGACGAAGAGCGTGATTACATCCTGAGCGGTCAGGAAGCGCATCACCAAACCAACAACGCTAAGCGTATGTCTGCATGGGAAATTCTGCGTAACCGCCAGTTCTGGGGCATTGCTCTGCCACGTTTTCTGGCTGAGCCAGCGTGGGGGACTTTCAATGCTTGGATCCCGCTATTCATGTTCAAAGCCTACGGCTTCAACCTGAAAGAAATTGCGATGTTTGCCTGGATGCCGATGCTGTTTGCTGACGTTGGTTGCGTGCTGGGCGGCTATTTGCCTCCGTTGTTCCAGAAATATTTCAAAGTAAACCTGATTGTTTCGCGTAAGTTGGTTGTCACCATGGGCGCAGTTCTGATGATTGGCCCTGGGATGATCGGCTTGTTCACCAGCCCTTATGCGGCAATCGCTTTGCTGTGTGTAGGTGGTTTTGCTCACCAGTCTCTGTCTGGTGCATTGATCACGTTATCTTCCGATGTCTTTGGGCGTAATGAGGTAGCGACCGCTAACGGTTTGACCGGGATGGCGGCATGGACTGCAAGTACCATGTTTGCGCTAGTCGTCGGGGCATTGGCAGATACTATCGGCTTTAGCCCGCTGTTCGCAGCGCTAGCGGTCTTTGACCTGCTGGGGGCACTGGTTATCTGGACGGTGCTGCAAAACCGTACGGCGGAAGAGGTTGAGGCGGCATCGAGCCATCAGAAAGCAACGGTGTAACCTTCTGATATATTAACGGTTTAAGTTATCGACCGTATCCTTGAAATCCGCCCTTTATCGGCGGATTTTTTTTACCTGTATTTTTTACCCATAACCAGAGCGTTGGGCTCTCTGGTGCCCATATTGGAAAAGTGGTATAACAGATTTAAATCTGCATGTATCACAGCATTTGCCCACTCTTAACCCTAATAGAGCACCATAAATGGAATTCACAGAACCCAGAAGACTGTATCAACAGTTAGCCGCAGAGCTGAAACAGCGCGTCGAATCAGGCGTTTACCCTGTGGGTGAGAAGCTGCCAGCCGAGCGTTTTATCGCCGAAGAGATGAACGTGAGCCGCACAGTGGTTCGCGAGGCTATCATCATGCTGGAGGTAGAGGGCTATGTTGAGGTGCGTAAAGGTTCTGGCATCCATGTCATCAGCAATCAGCCAAAAACGTTGGTTCAGCCCAACCGCAATATTCAG
This is a stretch of genomic DNA from Hafnia alvei. It encodes these proteins:
- a CDS encoding tagaturonate reductase, which produces MQTLNRRDFPGRQHPDKVIQFGEGNFLRAFVDWQLDLLNEHTDLNAGVVVVRPLNSDFPPSLSTQDGLFTTIIRGLNEQGEAVRESRIIRSVNREINMYQDFDAYLALAHDANIRFVFSNTTEAGISYVTEDKLTDTPPTSFPAKLTRLLYERFCHFDGAADKGWVLLPCELIDYNGEALRELVLRYAQQWDLPSEFVQWLEQSNTFCSTLVDRIVTGYPRGEVEALTSELGYQDAFLDTAEHFYLFVIQGPQSLAQELRLDAFAQDHKPLNIRIVDDIKPYKERKVAILNGAHTALVPVAFLAGLNTVGESMNDAQITEFVEKAISQEIVPVLDLPADELKSFADAVLSRFRNPFIQHQLLSIALNGMTKYRTRILPQVLAYQQKTGKLPQRLCFALAALIAFYRGERDGESYPLQDDAHWLERYHSGWSAVKAGSENLEGLVQKILSDAEHWGQDLNQIPEMTQTIAGYLQQIEQHGMRSAVSSLSATA
- the uxaC gene encoding glucuronate isomerase, producing the protein MSQFLTEDFLLDTEFARRLYHDYAAEQPIFDYHCHLPPEQIAQDYRFKNLYDIWLKGDHYKWRAMRTNGVAERLCTGDASDREKFQAWAETVPHTIGNPLYHWTHLELRRPFGITGTLLSGTTADDIWNRCNALLERDEFSARGIMKQMNVKMVGTTDDPIDDLSHHKIIAEDSSFDVKVLPSWRPDKAFNIDAATFPEYMQKLSAAADVDIRKFSDVCDALKIRMDHFAAHGCKVSDHALDVVMYGEADEATLNSILTRRLEGKMPTEQEVAQFKTAVLLFLGAEYHKRGWVQQYHIGALRNNNSRMFETVGPDIGFDSIHDAPVAFALSRLLDAQSRSSGLAKTIIYCLNPRDNEVIGTMIGNFQGEGMAGKMQFGSGWWFNDQKDGMQRQMTQLAQLGLLSRFVGMLTDSRSFLSYTRHEYFRRILCQMIGRWVADGEAPADIELLGNMVKNICFDNAKNYFAIEL
- a CDS encoding MFS transporter yields the protein MRKIKGLRWYMIALVTVGTVLGYLTRNAIAVAAPTLQDTMHITTQQYSYIIAAYSACYTIMQPVAGYVLDVLGTKVGYALFAILWAVFCMGTALASSWGGLAIARGAVGMAEAAMIPAGLKASSEWFPAKERSIAVGYFNVGSSIGGMIAPPLVVWAIVAHSWEMAFIITGALSLIWAICWLIFYKHPKDQKKLSDEERDYILSGQEAHHQTNNAKRMSAWEILRNRQFWGIALPRFLAEPAWGTFNAWIPLFMFKAYGFNLKEIAMFAWMPMLFADVGCVLGGYLPPLFQKYFKVNLIVSRKLVVTMGAVLMIGPGMIGLFTSPYAAIALLCVGGFAHQSLSGALITLSSDVFGRNEVATANGLTGMAAWTASTMFALVVGALADTIGFSPLFAALAVFDLLGALVIWTVLQNRTAEEVEAASSHQKATV